In the genome of Tuberibacillus sp. Marseille-P3662, one region contains:
- a CDS encoding SprT family protein, protein MTDDELQQLVESVSIESFNTPFKHKATFNNRLKTTGGRYLLKNHHIEFNPKQLQYFGKTEFIKIIKHELCHYHLHLRGDGYRHRDLAFKRLLNKVGGSRYCRLVPGTKKSNKKTVVYQCQSCYRIYHKRREMDPKKYACGQCKGRIKKIKTIVDDA, encoded by the coding sequence TTGACTGATGATGAGTTGCAGCAGTTAGTTGAATCAGTGTCCATAGAAAGCTTTAATACTCCTTTTAAACATAAGGCAACTTTCAATAATCGTTTAAAAACAACGGGTGGGAGGTATTTGTTAAAAAACCATCATATTGAATTTAATCCTAAGCAACTTCAATACTTTGGAAAAACTGAGTTTATTAAGATTATTAAGCATGAATTATGTCATTATCATCTTCACCTAAGAGGAGACGGGTATCGACACAGGGATCTGGCGTTTAAAAGGCTGCTGAATAAAGTCGGGGGATCAAGGTATTGTAGGCTCGTCCCAGGGACAAAGAAGTCCAATAAGAAAACGGTCGTTTATCAATGTCAATCTTGTTACCGCATTTACCATAAAAGGCGAGAGATGGATCCGAAAAAGTATGCTTGCGGTCAGTGCAAGGGACGAATAAAAAAAATAAAAACGATTGTTGACGATGCTTAG
- the cmpA gene encoding cortex morphogenetic protein CmpA encodes MPVWFMKQLRNAYLEKDRYQIKLLNQCWFFYRKRHCS; translated from the coding sequence ATGCCGGTATGGTTTATGAAACAACTTAGAAACGCCTATTTGGAAAAAGACCGGTATCAAATCAAATTACTCAATCAATGTTGGTTTTTTTATAGAAAGAGGCACTGTTCATGA